acatattttttccaaaattctcaatactgccccctataccaaacaggttaaatcaaaatatatttatttttgagattcttcaaagtagccaccctttgccttgatgaaagctttgctcgctcttggcattctctcaaccagcttcacctggaatgcttttccaatagatcccacatatgctgagcacttgttggcggcCTTTAAAACATGAGCCCAACGTAGACTCAAATGACTTAATCCATATGACTAGAGGTATTGGATATTTGAATAAaaacatctctctccctcactacccCTACTCCCTCTATCTCCCAGCCCGTGTAGCGGAGGCAGGACAGAGGCGTGTGTTGGACGATGCAACACGCCAGCGGAGGTTAAATCGCCAGCTGGATGCTCTAGAGAAGGACAACTTCCAGGAtgaccctctctcctccctgcctccATCTGGTCCTACCGCCCGCCTGCCCGCCTTTAGCGAAGGAGAGGAACCCGGTGTGTGAGGGAACACCTTTTAGACCTGCCCAGTGCTATTGTTTGGTGGAGAGCTCTATATTAATTTGTTCATGTGTACTTCTGCCTCCCTTCTCTTAcatctcttcatcctcctcctctctctttctctccctcttctcctgcctctcttcactccttccctctttctttctttctgtctgtctctaggtAAGAAGAAGAGGAAAACTAGAGGTGATCACTTCAAACAGAGATTTCGCAAAAACTTCCAGACTCTACTAGAAGAAGAGGTAGGTAATAGAATGAGAacacctctgacctctaaccccacAAGTAGTCCGCCATATAGAGAAGTGGGTGTCATTTGAAACACACCAGCATCATGTGCAGAGGGGTGCATCCTGacagaacgttcagatagaaatacatTATGATGGTATGTATCAGGGTTGGtgtcaattccagtcaattcaggaagtacactgaaattccaatgcTTTTCAGTAAGGGAAATGTTGAATAGGAGTTtcgtttactttctgaattgaaacGGAATTGACGCTAACCCTCGTATgtatggtcctctgtagctcagttggtagaacatgatGCTTGTAACTGGTTCAAGTCCCGGGATCACCCAAGcgataaaaatgtatgcacgcgtGACTGTAAagtgctttggataaaagtgtctgctaaatgccaTGTAGCACATTTCTCTCACGTAGAATAAGGAATGACGTCAGCTCTATAGAGACTTCTGAACGTGACCCTGGGTGCGTACCAATAatatctcctttctcctgaagtTTGAACTCATTCACTAAATTCAAAAAAGTAAACTTAAgccttgtctgatccagaacgcCCCAAAGTAAACCCATTCACTACTacccacaaatctaaaagcattggattggtggaggaATTGGCTAGTGGGAGcttccaccatatttcttatacTAATAATTTCCCTTGAAATCATGAATTGAGATCTTCCCATAGACTGGTtagttgtttagcaacaaaaccaatgcatgcaaaacagacagggttggcttagattgttgacaacatgtaagctATATTTCGTCtctaatgtttattgaaaacatacatttgcacaatgagctcTTGTGTCCTCTCAaatacagttgttggttagctagctaacgaattttagccatattagcattgatATGAAATCagtcagaacacctcaagaacaATATAAAACAAgctgattccccacatggcagtttgtTGTCATTTTTGCTagcaatctggccatccagaatcacaacaataCGCTGATTTCTGCCCCAAGGGAGCGCGTTGTTCGCTAACCCATCTGTAGCCCCCGTCTTTGCTGAGAGGCTAACCCTGTCCTTGCTGTGTTGTGATTGGCAGAATGTGTCTGAGAGGGAGGAGCCTAACTACCTGTCAGCTGCAGCCCCTCCCTCCTCGCTCCCCCCTCGTCTGTTCTGCTCCGTCTGTGGATTCCCCTCCTCCTACACCTGCTGCTCCTGTGGGGGGCGCTACTGTTCCACGCGCTGTCTTCTCACGCACAGAGAGACCAGGTAACTCACACTACACTACGCTAGAGCTGGGACCATAAACTGAAAATGATCGACACCAACCATACCGATCACTTATCTCAGCCATTTTGTTGATGTCGTTCATtacgataagtagcctatactaaagaaatgtgaagtttgaaatgaaatgcGTTCGCTAATATGACAGATTTGTTAATGtgacaattgatggctacaaccatcaaaccaatagtagtagtttaaaggataATACAAgaaaaactgtggtgcacattgttattaacttattgtTCAATTTATTGTTATCGCATCAATTAGGCAATTTATCGcgatacatttttttgtccatatcgcccagctctaacacacatacatacacacactgttccataCGCTGTCTACACACAGCGAGGCTACGTAACATGaatgcaacacacacactacaccccccccccccccccgcacacacacacaggattgtATATTAACCCCACTACCCTTAGCctcacatctctctttctctctctctctttctctttctcttctcctctctctctctctctctcaggtgtctGAAGATGACTCTGTAGCAGCTGATCTGACTATACCTGGTCATGCTCACAAAATGGGGATGGTAAATTCCTCCACCTGTAGCTGTATAGAATGTTACAACACAGGAACGGCGCTACAGATAATGACCGTGTACCAGAGATGCTATGGAGAGAACACTACCAGACAAGTAATGGGGAACGCTACCAGAAAGTTACAAACATGCACACAGTGGCTCAGCACTCTGCAGTGTGACGTCAGTGTTGTGGAGTAGGGTCTGAAGCAGcagtggtgcgtgggtaaaatcactggggaagccagaaaaaaagccatattacaacctatgtgttgtgataattgcattgtttgctctataacttGTTAATTCATATTACTTCACGAAtaggtctatcactctgtcatacagtacacacttatttttttgttgtccacggttacctggctaaaatgcttgctcgctagcttAACTTTTATTCATGGgaaatgttagctagttaacattagccttctacatctagctacatattgaacttccatcctctcaggccaggggcacaacattgtatgaatttatggttggaacagaatcgccgttataatcattggtacggagaattaagtagaaccacaaatccctatctccatccatggctaatttaagaAGGGgacaacttagctagctagccaccagaggacaacaacacaacgagatgcaacaattcaatttgtttctgtcaatgacgtatgctctcAGTGCGTTTTGATAGGAGTGATGCCAAAATCTAAGCTGGCTTCCAAAATGTACTTGGTCAATTTTTGGGGGAagcttggcatccatgaatacacgccactggtcTGAAGGCTGCGGAGACTGggcaggaggaagggaggggtttGTGTAGTGGGGGGGATCCCAGGGACTGACTATCTTTGTCTGTTTGGTCTGTCTGACTTTGCTATAATGATTTAATTAAACATGTTTGATTATGACTCAGTGTGTGTATTGTAAACCTTTATGCTATAGCGTaacctcctctgtgtgtgtgtgtgcgtgtacatgtttgactggtgtgtgtgtgtaccctggTTCAGGTTTGTATACAGATGTTTGTTTATAAGCTCTGTCCTGTTAGGAAGAATGTTCTTAGAGGGAACAACAAGTTGTAGGCTTATCTGCTTCCAGGAGGATTAAAACAACTTCCTTTTTCTGAAACCACTGCTCACACGCATCCTGACATCAACACACACCCTTCTGCATAACTGACTAAAGGCTACCAGTGGTAAAGTATATGATTatatgtttatgtattgcatgTTATATAATTATATTGGGGGGAGGGTTGTCAAGTGGTAATTAAGGGCAACAACCCCTGAACCTCAGCTGTAAAGGGACGTTAATTATTAATGCACGCAGATTAgggggtttccactagttaccacagccacaaagtcaaaattggctatattgtaaaaattcatgaataAAATAAATAGCTTTGTGCTCTTAATTTATGGTTAGGCATAAGGTCAGCAGTAGTGTGGGTATGATTAGGTTTAAAATCGTTTAAAGATGAGAAATGGtcgaaataggcggggtttatgactttgtggctgtgctaacTATAGTGACGACCGgtggaggagagagtgaaggtAGCGCCTGATTTGACACAGAGGACGTCGGagtcagtggcggttctagaccatttcaactgggggggccaagctggggccagttgtactgttagaggggccagttacattagacgttattattgtcatatcgttttcttcactgcattagcaggcaaaagaccatgttcataatcattagtgttcccgagttgccactgtctaataacggatgtaaaaaaagaacgatagcaaaaattagttatttaaaaatgatttcatactccacatttaggggggccacaagggggtccaaaattgttgtcacaggggcactggtaCCCCCCTGCCCCCCAGAACCCCCCCTGGTCGGAGtaggctgtatgtgtgtgtttgtagcccATTTACAGAACTGGGAGGTTGAGTTCTCCTGTTAACGAGTGAAAGCTGCGCTTGCATCGGGCGCTGTGAAAATGGCGGATGACTGCGCTAGGCTCGGTACAATAATCGGTCAATGTTCGCACGGCAGACTTTGCCCGGTGAGGGAGTGTTGTGTGTACGGAAATCCAGTAACGTGGCGCGAGCAACTGTCAAGCAAAGCTAGTAGCGGAACGGGGCTCCTCGAGCTGTCAAGCGAGTCGATCGCTGGAGCGCGCAAGGTGAGTAGACTTGAATGAATGGGTGTATGGTTCGTCCTTTTAACACAGATCTTGGATCCGAATACCCTACCCAAACCCTAAACCACTATCGGGGGATGGCAGAGACCGCGAGCAGATGAATCCCTCTTTCAATGCGCGGTGATCATGAGGCACAATAAACTATAGGCAACCGCTGGCGTCCATTTCAAACGGGTATAGCCAAATAACGCAGTTTTCACCCAGAGAAGCATGATTttattttaatgtttattttCGCTCTTTTTATATGATTTATTTGATGCTGAAAATCCCCTCAACACTGTCTATAGACATCAGCCCTTGATTGGCCAAACTCTGTGTTCTCTGAGGAGCGCAAAACCGATTGGATAAGAGGTGTGCACACTGCACAGATTATTGTGTgaacatgttgtgtgtgtgtttctctgtgtgcagGGCTATAGCCCAGACCCCCATTGATACTGCTGCTGCCATGGAGAGGAAAGAGGTAAAATATCGGAATATTTTATTGTGATTCAATGGAACAGTATCTGTTGCAGAACGTCTGATCATCATGCccaatggtgtaaagtactttagtaaaattacttgaaagtactacttaagtagtttttttggggtatctgtactttacttttatatttttgactacttttactacactacattcctaaagacaataatgtactttttactccatacattttctctgaaacCCAAAAGTgctctttacattttgaatgcttagcaggaccggaaaattgtctaattcatacatttatctgatctggcggactcactaaacactaatgcttagtttgtaaattatgtctgagtgttggtgtgcccctggctatccttaaaaaaacaagaaaatggtgccatctggtttgcttaatataaggaatttgaaattatttttacttttactttcaatacttaagcatattttagcaattacatttacttttgatacttaagtatatttaaaaccaaatacttttagacttttttactcaagtagtattttactgtgtgactttcacttttactcaagtaattttctattaatgtatctttacttttactcaagtatgacaattgggtaatttttccaccactgatcatacaccaacccccctctctctctctacctcattctttctctcttctgtctctctctctctttcttgtcctGTCCTTCAGCATCCAGTTGGAGAAATCCTCATCATTCCGATGAGATCTTCAACATCACTTTCGCCCCAGGATTCAGCTAGACACCAAACCCTTCCCCTCcagccctcctccccttctccacccctctctctgtccagtccCCAGCTCCAGGCTGAGTTTCTGAGGAGAGCTCCCAGAGCTGCTTCCCCCGACAACGACTCAGCTAGACACCAAAACCTTCCCCACcaaccctctccctctgtctccccctctgtgtccctcttctcctcccctcctccccctctttcctcccctcctccacccctctccctgtccAGTCCCCAGCTCCAGGCTGAGTTTCTGAGGAGAGCTCCCAGAGCTGCTTCCCCCGACAACGACTCGGCTAGACCCCAAAACCTTCCCCACcaaccctctccctctgtctccccctctgtgtccctcttctcctcccctcctccccctctttcctcccctcctccacccctctccctgtccAGTCCCCAGCTCCAGGCTGAGTTTCTGAGGAGAGCTCCCAGAGCTGCTTCCCCCGACAACGACTCGGCTAGACACCAAACCCTTCCCCTccagccctcctcccctcctccacccctctctctgtccagtccCCAGCTCCAGGCTGAGTTTCTGAGGAGAGCTCCCAGAGCTGCTTCCCCCGACAACGACTCGGCTAGACACCAAACCCTTCCCCTccagccctcctcccctcctccacccctctctctgtccagtccCCAGCTCCAGGCTGAGTTTCTGAGGAGAGCTCCCAGAGCTGCTTCCCCCGACAACGACTCGGCTAGACACCAAACCCTTCCCCTccagccctcctcccctcctccacccctctctctgtccagtccCCAGCTCCAGGCTGAGTTTCTGAGGAGAGCTCCCAGAGCTGCTTCCCCCGACAACGACTCAGCTAGACCCCAAAACCTTCCCCACcaaccctctccctctgtctccccctctgtgtccctcttctcctcccctcctccccctctttcctcccctcctccacccctctccctgtccAGTCCCCAGCTCCAGGCTGAGTTTCTGAGGAGAGCTAGCCGTGGTCTGAGAACTGTCTCCTGTGACACCAACGATGTCCTCACCTCCCCCAGCTCCACCCTGGTCTCCCCCTTTACCTCCATCAAAACCTCCACCCTTACCTCCCCCCCACAGCCCCTGTCCCCCTCCATGCCCACTAAAGAGGGTGAGTTTTGAAGCAGTGCCATGGTCTAGTACTGATAGTAAAGTCATGTGATATTTGTCTCTCTCCAGTTCTCAGCTActgaatagtagtagtagtgtcattATAGTATACTAGTAGTAATGTCATTATAGTATACTAGTAGTAATGTCATTATAGTATACTAGTAGTAATGTCATTATAGTATACTAGTAGTAATGTCGGTATAGTATACGAGTAGTATTGTCTGTATAGTATACGAGTAGTAGTGTCGGTATAGTATACTAGTAGTAGTGTCGGTATAGTATACTAGTAGTAGTGTCGGTATAGTATACTAGTAGTAGTGTCGGTATAgtttactagtagtagtagtgtcgtTATTGCATACTAGTTGTATTTGTGTCGTTATTgcaaactagtagtagtagtagtatcgttATAGcatactactagtagtagtgtcGTTATtgcatactagtagtagtagtgtcgtTATTGcatactactagtagtagtgtcGTTATAGcatactactagtagtagtgtcGTTATAGcatactactagtagtagtgtcGTTATAGCATACTACTAGTTGTAGTGTCGTTATAGTATACTGGTAGTAGTGTAGTTTTAGTATACAAGTAGTAGTGTCGTTATACTATTCTTGCAGTAGTA
The DNA window shown above is from Salmo trutta chromosome 8, fSalTru1.1, whole genome shotgun sequence and carries:
- the LOC115198203 gene encoding zinc finger HIT domain-containing protein 1, with the protein product MVFEKKSSARVAEAGQRRVLDDATRQRRLNRQLDALEKDNFQDDPLSSLPPSGPTARLPAFSEGEEPGKKKRKTRGDHFKQRFRKNFQTLLEEENVSEREEPNYLSAAAPPSSLPPRLFCSVCGFPSSYTCCSCGGRYCSTRCLLTHRETRCLKMTL
- the LOC115198204 gene encoding proline-rich protein 36, with product MERKEHPVGEILIIPMRSSTSLSPQDSARHQTLPLQPSSPSPPLSLSSPQLQAEFLRRAPRAASPDNDSARHQNLPHQPSPSVSPSVSLFSSPPPPLSSPPPPLSLSSPQLQAEFLRRAPRAASPDNDSARPQNLPHQPSPSVSPSVSLFSSPPPPLSSPPPPLSLSSPQLQAEFLRRAPRAASPDNDSARHQTLPLQPSSPPPPLSLSSPQLQAEFLRRAPRAASPDNDSARHQTLPLQPSSPPPPLSLSSPQLQAEFLRRAPRAASPDNDSARHQTLPLQPSSPPPPLSLSSPQLQAEFLRRAPRAASPDNDSARPQNLPHQPSPSVSPSVSLFSSPPPPLSSPPPPLSLSSPQLQAEFLRRASRGLRTVSCDTNDVLTSPSSTLVSPFTSIKTSTLTSPPQPLSPSMPTKEGCTTRLSLSSPELLTELCQSQSRPMKHVSVSKGLTTVFSGRGRGITTPSPATASGAANQTLRSDSMANRRGQAGPRLFNGTKR